The Mycobacterium avium subsp. avium genomic sequence GCCGGCAACGTGGGCGGCTTGTTCGACGCCAGCACCGGGGTGATCGCGGCGGGGGCGGCGACGGGCGCGATCTCGGCGGGCGCGGCCAGCAGCGAGCTCAGGCCGATGCCCAGCAGCAGCGGCAGCAGGAACGGCGCGGTCAGGATCGCACCCCAGGTCGGCCAGCCCACCGCGTTGAAGAACACCTGGTAGGCGACGAAGAACAGCAGGGGTCCGTTGGCCGCCAGGAACGCCGGCAGATTCGCCCAGAAGTCCTGCAGCATCTTCTGGATGTTCTGGAAGAACTGAGACAGCTGCTGGATGAAGTTCTGCCACCAATCCCCGGAGCTGTTCTGGGCCGCGTTGGCCGCGAGGTTGTTGGCTTCCCCGCCGGATTTGACGATGGACGGCGCCGGGGCGGTGCGCGGTGCCGCGGCCAGCGCCGAGCCGGCGACGGCCTGATAGGTGCCCATCGTGGTGGCCGCCTGCACCCACATCCGGGCGTAGTCGGCTTCGTTCACGGCGATCGGAATGGTGTTGATGCCAAAGAAATTCGTCGCCAGCAGCACCCCGTGGATGGTGTGGTTGGCGGCCAGTTCGGCCAGCGTCGGCATGGCCGCCAGCGCGGTCGTGTAGGCCGTCGCGGCCACCTCCTGCTGCGCCGCGGCCCCCGCGCTGTCGGCGCTGGCCTGCTGCAGCCACGCCAGATACGGCAGGTGGGCCGCCGCGTACTGCTCGGCACTCTCCCCTTCCCAGGACCCGGCCTGCACCTCGCCCAGCAGTGCGCTGAGTTCGGCTGCCGCCGTGGCGTATTGGGCGCTGAGCGAGGCCCAGGCACCGGCGGCCGCCAGCAGCGGCCCCGGGCCCGGACCGGCGCTGAGCAACGCCGAATGCACCTCGGGCGGCGAAGCCATCCAGATCGGTCCGAACGGGGAGGTCATGTGTCAGGCGCCCGCGATCCCGAACGTCGCAGCGGCCGCCGTGTCGCCGGCGAGATAGCTCGCGCCGGCCTCGCCGACACCGACCCCGGCCCGGCCCAGCTCCTCCACGCCCTGGGCGGCCACGGCCGAGTGCTCCTGGCCCTGGGCGCTGAAACCCAGTGCGGTTTGCAGGGATACCGGGTCGGCCGCCGGCGGCACCACCGCCGTGATCGCCGGCGCCGCCGCCGCGTGCGCCGCCGCCAGCCGCGCCGTCAGCGCCTCCACCGCCGCACTGGTGGCGGCCAGGCCTTCGGGGACCACTCGCAGTGTCATCTCTACTCCTCCCGTTGCGCTTCACTTGCCATGACGGATTCCCCGGCCAGGGGGTTGACCAACTGCACGTATGTCGGAGCGTCGCTGTCGCCCAACAGGATTGCCCGTCCGGCGGGCAACCGGCCGAATCGCTGGCCGCGGATCTTGCCGCTGTCTTGCGGGTTGCCCGCCAGCATCAGCGTGGTCGCCTGCAGGTCGTTGAACCGGCGCAGCAGCGGGTTGGTCATCAGCGCGTGCCCCGAGCCGGTGGCGCGCGCGGTGACGATCACCCGCAACCCCAGATCGGCGGCCTGCGACAGCAATCCGATCAGCGGGGTCCACGGGCGCTGCCCGACGTAGGGCCCGCTCATCGCCGGTGAGTCCGGGATCTGGTCGACGTCGTCGATGATCAGGTAGTGGGTGTGGCCCGCGTACGTCCAGCGGGACAGCTCCTGCGGCGACAGGCCGGCCGGTGGCCGGCGCGATTCGATCAGGTTGGCCAGCCCCAGCATCGCCGGGATGATGCGGTCGATGTTGGCGGTGTATTCGTTGTCGGCGAACAGCGGTTCGTCGACCAGGTGCAGCCGCCGGTCCAGCACGGTGAAGGCCACCTGGTCGGGCGAGGAGTGTTCGCGCACGGTGCGAATGAGGTGGCGCAGCAACGTGGTCTTGCCCGTCTTGCTGTCGCCGAACACCATCAGCAGCGGGTTGTCGGCGAAGTTGAGCACCACCGGCGCCAGGTCCTCCTCGCGCTGCCCGATCACCACCTGCTCCGGCCCGCGGTACAGCGCCCCGACGGCGTGCGGGGCCAGGTTGGTGGGCAGCAGCCGCACCGGCGGCGCGGCCATGCCCGGGTAGCGGTCGTTGATCGCGGCGATCTGGTCGAGTTCCGGGGCGGCGAACAGGAAATGCTCTGCGGCCATGGTCAATCCGCGACCGGGCTGGTCGTGCGGCACCGCCTCGGCGGGGCGGCGCAGGGCGCCGACCACCCGGACGTTGCTGTCCCGCGGGTCGTGCAACTTCAGTTCCAGCCGCAACCCGAGGCCGTCCCGCATGGCCAGCGGCACCTCCAGCCAGCTCGGGGTGGTGATCACGACGTGGATGCCGTACGCCAGGCCGATGTTGACCAGCTCACTGACCTTGGCCAGCAACGGGTTTCGCGTGTTGAACTGGTCGGTGTTGTCGCGGCCGAACGCGTACAGGTTGTCGATGACCAGGAACACCTCGCCGAACCCGTCGTCGGGCACCCCACCGCGGGAGTCCCGGAACGCCTCGCGGCGCTGCCGCGACAACAGCAGCTGCTCGAGCTCGCCGAAGGTGCGCCGGATGCGTTCGGGTTCCAGCGCCGAGGCCACGCTGCCAACGTGCGCCAGATCTTCGAGCGCACGCAGTTTCCCGCCGCCGTAGTCCAGGCAGTAGAAGGTGACCTCGCGCGGCGAGTGCAGGCTGGCCGCGGACAGGATGAAGGTCTGCAGCGCGGTCGACTTCCCCGACTTGGGGCCACCGTGGATGACCATGTTTCCGGCCGCGGACGCGGCGTCGAAGATCAGCGGGTCGCGGCGCATGTCGAAGGGCTTGTCGATCTCGCCGAGCGGCCACTGCCACTGCCGCGGCGGCACGCCGGCGCGGGCCAGCATGGCGCTCAACGGGATCGGCTCGTCCAGCGGCGGCAGCCACAGCTGCGGCGCGCGCGGACCGTAGCGGGCCAGCTGCTCGCCGATGGTGGCGATCAGCTTGCGCGGCGGCCCGGCCAGTTCGTCTTCCTCGGGCGCACTGATCACGGTGTCCTGATCGGGTTCGACCCGCCCGGCGGTGAACAGCTTGGGCTCTGGGATAGACGGCACCACAAAGGATTTGGCCTTCTGCGGCGGCTCGTAGATGCCGTCGACGTAGGTGCTGCGGAACTTGATCGGGGTGGCGCCGGGGGCGGGCACCAAAAAGCCCACGCCCTTGTGCTCCTTGCCGGATTCGATGTGGTAGGCGTCCTCCACGCCGATGATCTGCCGAGACACGCTGGGACTGGCCACCTTCAGCCCGATGCGGTAGGAGGTGTTCTTGTCGATGTCCTTGATCTTGCCGACGTCCAGGGTCTGCGACGCGAACAGGATGTGGATGCGGAACGAGCGGCCCTTGCGCGCGACGTAGTCGAACAGCTCCGCGTACTCGGGGTGGTCGGCCAGCATCAGGGTGAATTCGTCGGCCACCACGAACAGCGTGGGGATCGGCGGCAGGTCGTGTCCCGCAGCGATGGCGGCCTCGTACTCGACCACCGAGTTGAACGCGCTGCCCTGCACCCGGCGGCCGGCTTCGCGCAGCAGGTTCTCCCGCCGGGCCACCTCGCCGCGCAGCGTGTCGGCGAACCGGTCGGCCAGCGACTTCTTCTCGGCCATGTTGGAGATGACGGCGACCACCTGCGGGAAGTTGCGGAAGCTGTCTGCGCCGGCCTCGCCCTTGAAGTCGGCGTAGATGACGATCAGCCGGTCGGCCGAGTGAGTTGTCAACAGCGACAACAGGATCGACATCAGGGTCTGCGACTTGCCCGAACCGGTCATGCCGATCATCAGCCCGTGCGGGCCCATGCCGCCCTCGGCTTCGTCCTTGAGGTCGAAGATCAGCGGCTCACCGGTGGCGGTGACACCGATCGGGACGCGCAACTCGTCCTCGCGGCGGCGCGGCGCCCACAGCGTGGGCACATCCAGCTGGGAGGCATCCGGGATGCCCAGCAGGGTGGTGAAGGTGGCGCCGCGGGTGGCCGCCGAGCGCAGCCCGGTGTGCGTCGGGTTGGAGTCCCAGCGCGACAGCTGGCGCGCCAGGTGGGCGGCCTCGTCGGTGCCCAGCTGGTCGGCGTGGTCGATGTAGGGCTGCCAGCCGCCGGTCTGCCAGCGTTGGATGGCGCCCTGCGCCACGCGCAGGATCGGCTTCTCCGGATCCGAATACTGTTCGCGGTGCGGCGCTGTCGCGCTGCGGTGCACCACGGTGACACCGGCCCGGCCGACCGCCAGCGCCGAGGCGCTCAGGTCGTAGTCCGGGTCGTCGACGACGATCAGCAGGTGCCGCAGCGCGTCGGCCGCCTCGCCGGTGAAGGCCGGCCGGTCCAGCAGCGCCGGGCCCAGCTTCGCGACCAGTTCGTCGACGTTGCCGGCCATGAAACGGGCCGGCCCCACCCCGTCGAGCTCACCGGGAATGTCGATGTGCGGCAACCACTTCAGCCAGGACCAGTCCGGGCCTTCCAGATCGGGTGTCACCAGGGCGATCCCGAGCACCGTCGGGTCGTGCCAGGTGACCGCCTGAGCGATCCAGGCCCGTATCGCGGCGCGCGCCTCGTCTTGCGAACCCAGCACCGTGATCCGGGAGACCTTGGCCAGATCGATTCCGGTCGGCACGTCGCGCACCGTGCGATGGGTGTCGAGCAGGCTGCGTAATGCGCTGTGCGACACCGGTTCCAGATCGATCTCGTCGGCGATGTCGTTGACCCGCAGCGTGGTGGCCAGCGGCACGTGGTGGCGGCCGGCGCGCAGCACCAGGAAGTCCGGGTCGTGCGGGTCGCGCTCCCACTGGC encodes the following:
- a CDS encoding PPE family protein, giving the protein MTSPFGPIWMASPPEVHSALLSAGPGPGPLLAAAGAWASLSAQYATAAAELSALLGEVQAGSWEGESAEQYAAAHLPYLAWLQQASADSAGAAAQQEVAATAYTTALAAMPTLAELAANHTIHGVLLATNFFGINTIPIAVNEADYARMWVQAATTMGTYQAVAGSALAAAPRTAPAPSIVKSGGEANNLAANAAQNSSGDWWQNFIQQLSQFFQNIQKMLQDFWANLPAFLAANGPLLFFVAYQVFFNAVGWPTWGAILTAPFLLPLLLGIGLSSLLAAPAEIAPVAAPAAITPVLASNKPPTLPAAVALAPSVATPAGAPASTVAAGSGAPAAPAPAAAAGNFAYLVAFGGDPDTGVGPTLSGRGGAKAPAATIPAAGAAAPARAEARARRRRRAALHDYSDEFLDMDSGFGVPPDYGAEEELAAAVASGQGAGTLGFAGTQQRRKAFQAAGLTKLADDDFGGSPRMPMVPGTWEQDTQNGAHPTEPGKGG
- a CDS encoding PE family protein → MTLRVVPEGLAATSAAVEALTARLAAAHAAAAPAITAVVPPAADPVSLQTALGFSAQGQEHSAVAAQGVEELGRAGVGVGEAGASYLAGDTAAAATFGIAGA
- a CDS encoding type VII secretion protein EccC, with product MSRLIFEARRRLAPPVARKGTIVIEPPPELPRVIPPSFLRRAMPYVLVILIVGMIVALFATGMRLISPQTLFFPFVLLLAATAMYRGNDNKTRTEEVDAERADYLRYLSVVRDNIRTQAAAQRAAAQWSHPEPSALATVPGSRRQWERDPHDPDFLVLRAGRHHVPLATTLRVNDIADEIDLEPVSHSALRSLLDTHRTVRDVPTGIDLAKVSRITVLGSQDEARAAIRAWIAQAVTWHDPTVLGIALVTPDLEGPDWSWLKWLPHIDIPGELDGVGPARFMAGNVDELVAKLGPALLDRPAFTGEAADALRHLLIVVDDPDYDLSASALAVGRAGVTVVHRSATAPHREQYSDPEKPILRVAQGAIQRWQTGGWQPYIDHADQLGTDEAAHLARQLSRWDSNPTHTGLRSAATRGATFTTLLGIPDASQLDVPTLWAPRRREDELRVPIGVTATGEPLIFDLKDEAEGGMGPHGLMIGMTGSGKSQTLMSILLSLLTTHSADRLIVIYADFKGEAGADSFRNFPQVVAVISNMAEKKSLADRFADTLRGEVARRENLLREAGRRVQGSAFNSVVEYEAAIAAGHDLPPIPTLFVVADEFTLMLADHPEYAELFDYVARKGRSFRIHILFASQTLDVGKIKDIDKNTSYRIGLKVASPSVSRQIIGVEDAYHIESGKEHKGVGFLVPAPGATPIKFRSTYVDGIYEPPQKAKSFVVPSIPEPKLFTAGRVEPDQDTVISAPEEDELAGPPRKLIATIGEQLARYGPRAPQLWLPPLDEPIPLSAMLARAGVPPRQWQWPLGEIDKPFDMRRDPLIFDAASAAGNMVIHGGPKSGKSTALQTFILSAASLHSPREVTFYCLDYGGGKLRALEDLAHVGSVASALEPERIRRTFGELEQLLLSRQRREAFRDSRGGVPDDGFGEVFLVIDNLYAFGRDNTDQFNTRNPLLAKVSELVNIGLAYGIHVVITTPSWLEVPLAMRDGLGLRLELKLHDPRDSNVRVVGALRRPAEAVPHDQPGRGLTMAAEHFLFAAPELDQIAAINDRYPGMAAPPVRLLPTNLAPHAVGALYRGPEQVVIGQREEDLAPVVLNFADNPLLMVFGDSKTGKTTLLRHLIRTVREHSSPDQVAFTVLDRRLHLVDEPLFADNEYTANIDRIIPAMLGLANLIESRRPPAGLSPQELSRWTYAGHTHYLIIDDVDQIPDSPAMSGPYVGQRPWTPLIGLLSQAADLGLRVIVTARATGSGHALMTNPLLRRFNDLQATTLMLAGNPQDSGKIRGQRFGRLPAGRAILLGDSDAPTYVQLVNPLAGESVMASEAQREE